AGTAGGCTGAAAATAGTAACCGCCGGACAGTTCTCCGCTCATCATGTTGCGCTGGCCGCCTATCAGGCATTCCGCGCCTTCCTGTCTGCCTATTTCAACATAGCCTGTTATTTTCTCTATCTGCTGCACGGATACCTGAGCTCCGAGCATAGTTGATGTATCCAGCGGGTTGCCCTGAGTAATCTTTCTGATGCGGTCAAGGCAACGATCCATAAACTTATCATAGATTGATTCCTGAATGAGCGCGCGTGACGGGCATGTGCAAACCTCACCCTTATTGAAGGCGTAAAGAACCAAGCCTTCAACCGCTTTGTCCAGAAATGCATCATCCTCAGCCATTACATCGGCAAAGAATATGTTGGGAGATTTTCCGCCAAGCTCAGTTGTGGACGGAATAAGGTTCTGTGCCGCATACTGCATTATCAGCCTGCCCGTTGCTGTTTCACCGGTAAAGCCTATTTTGGCTATGCGCGGGCTGGTGGCAAGGGCTTTGCCTATTTCGCCTCCGGGGCCGGTTATGATATTGATAACTCCGGGGGGAACTATATCTGCGATAACTTCCGCAAATTTCAGAATTGACCACGGAGTCGGGGATGCGGGTTTAATCACCGTGCAGTTGCCGGCAGCAAGGGCGGGAGCAATCTTCCACGCTGCCATAAGAAGAGGGAAGTTAAAAGGTATGATCTGCCCCACCACGCCCAGCGGTTCATGAAAATGATAGGCCACGGTGTCTTTGTCGATTTCAGTGAGCGTACCTTCAAGTGAGCGGGTGGCTCCTGCAAAATAACGGAAATGGTCAACCGCCAGCGGAATATCAGCCGCGAGGGTTTCGCGCACAGGTTTGCCGTTTTCCCAGCTTTCCGCCACAGCCAGCATTTCCAGATTGGCCTCAATGGCATCAGCAATGCGGTTAAGAACTGCGGCACGCTCAGCGAGTGATGCTGAACCCCATGCGTCTTTTGCCTTATGTGCCGCATCCAGTGCCTTGTTGACATCTTCAACAGTTGATTTCGCAACTTCGCAGAAAGGTTTTCCGGTAACAGGGCTGATGTTGGGCATATACTGCCCTTTTTCGGGGGCTACCCATTCACCTCCGATGAAATTGTTGTAACGAGATTTTAGTGATACGATACTTCCTGCATTTCCGGGTGCTTCGTAAATTTTTCCCATCAGTAACCTCCAAAGGTTTTTACGGGGGGTTGACGCTGCCGCACTGAAAGCCAGTAGAATACATATGTCCGTAGTTAGCCATCTCGAACATAGTTATCATAGAATACTTAAAATATACTCCCCCTGTCTGCAAAGTCAAGGCATAGAGATTTACCCTGCTGCGGTTGATATTCAACGGAATACCGCTGATTTGAAGTTGAAAATATCCAGATACAGAAGGATGTTAGTTGTGATTTCCGGGGAAGATTTTATAATGAAAAAGCCAATCAAGAGATATGTAAAAAAATGTTAAATATATTTTGTGTCAACAGAACAGCGGCGGGTTGTTTTAAGAAAAATGGCAGGGGTAGAAGGACTCGAACCTACAATACACAGTACCAAAAACTGCTGCCTTACCAATTTGGCTATACCCCTGTAAGGAAAAAAGAACTTATAAGTTTTTAATGCATTTGTCAATATTTTTCACCGCCGGAGCAAAGCCCGCAGCGATGAATTACTTAATGACACGGAAAAAAAGAGAAGCAGGGGTGGAAGGACTCGAACCCACAATACACGGTACCAGAAACCGATGCCTTACCATTTGGCTACACCCCTGTAAGTTGGGAAATCGTATTTATAGCTTTTTTACTCCTGTGTCAACCAATTTTTATCAAAGACATTAAAAAAGATGCATCTGCTCTCAAAACCCTTGACTGAACCAGACTGTGTTTGTATGATTAGACGGAATCCTAAGTATTTTTATTTAGTTTAAACTGACACAGGGACTGAATCTTTTAATTTGATAAAAAGAAGGAGTTACATATGAAAGTTACCAGAGCCAGTGATTACGCGATCCGCTCACTCATCCACATAGCAAAAAAACAGGAAGGAACGGTTTTTATGCGCTCTGAACTGTCCAAGGCCTGCGATATACCGGACAGCTTTCTGGGCAAAATTCTCCAGAACCTCGCCAAGGCAGACATACTAAGCTCCGAGCGGGGCAAAAAAGGCGGATTCAGGCTCAACAGACCCACCCAGGACATCACAGTCTATGACATAATCAAAGCAATCGAAGGCGAACTCAGTTTAAATGAATGTATTTTTGATGACAGTTTTTGCAGCATAGTTAACACCTGCTCAGCACATAAAATGTGGGGCAGCATACAGGACTCCCTTCTTCAAAAGCTCAAATCCTATACCCTTAAACAACTTGCGGATGATGAGATGAGAGGGCAGAAAGAACACGTTCAGCCGTAAACGGCATTAGACGGGGCTTCCAGCATAAGTAGCTTATAATAATGAATAAATTTTATTATTTTTTTATTTGACGAACCCCCATTCATGCTTTAACATATATCTCATGGGCGGTGCGTATCTCCTTTTCATGCCCCCGGTTAGCACAGACTGCTGAAATATCCTTTACCTTTAGACCTGTTTATTTTTATCGGTGCTCAAGGTTGCGTTGCGGCTGTTTTGTTAACCCTATATCAACTTTTCTATGGTAAAGGTGTTGTTGTGGCTTATCACCATGGGGTCGGAAGCATTTCTTTTTTAAATTCCGGTAAGCAGTCTGCTTTTTCCCTGTTCGGGGTGATTATTCCTTCAATAAATTAAAAAAATACTTGGGAAAAATACTTTCCCCTATATTTTAATTAAAATGCGGATCTGCGGGTCTGCGTTATTTGTTTGTACAAGACGCTTTTGCGTCATTATTTGAAAAAAACGCTAACCCGCTGCCTCTCCAGCTGCGGGTGCGGAGGTTGTATGCTTAACACCGAGGAGATTGAAAAGGTTCTCTCCCGTGAACCGAAACTTTCGGCAAATGCTGTTACCGTTCTTAAGAAGAGGTATTTAAAGAGGGATAATAACGGTAATGCCACGGAAACGCCGAAAAAAATGTTCCAGCGTGTGGCGCTGAACATTGCGGAAGCCGAAAGAAAATTTGACGAGAAGGCGGATGTTCTCGCCAAAGCGGCTCAGTTTTACGATCAGATGATTGATCTCAAATTCCTTCCCAATTCTCCCACTCTTATGAACGCAGGAAGAGAGCTTCAGCAGCTTTCCGCATGCTTTGTTCTTCCTGTGGATGACACGCTCGAAGGCATTTTCGATGCGGTTAAGAACACCGCTCTTATTCATAAATCCGGCGGAGGAACAGGTTTTTCCTTCAGCCGCCTCAGACCGAAAGACGATGTGGTAAAAACCACCAAAGGCGTATCCAGCGGCCCAGTATCGTTCATGAGCGTTTTTGACGCAGCCACGGAAACCATCAAACAGGGCGGAACAAGACGCGGCGCGAACATGGGGATCCTCCGTGTGGATCACCCTGATATTATGGACTTTATCTACGCCAAGCAGGACAAAACAAAGCTCACTAACTTCAACATCTCTGTCGGCGCAACAGAAGCCTTTATGAACGCCCTTGAGTCAAGCGGCAATTTTGACCTTATAAACCCCAAAACCAAAAAGAAAGCAGGCTCCCTCAACGCGAAAGAAGTCTTCGATCAGATGGTTCAGCTTGCGTGGGAAGGCGGAGATCCGGGAATCATATTCCTTGACAGAATAAACGCCGAAAACCCCACCCCGAAAGAGGGTGAAATAGAGAGCACAAACCCCTGCGGCGAGCAGCCTCTTCTCCCTTATGAATCATGCAATCTCGGTTCAATAAACCTTGGCAGGTTTGTGGAAGACGGCAAGGCGGACTGGAAAGCCCTTGAAGAAACAGTGAAAACTGCCGTCAGATTCCTTGACAACGTAATCGAAATGAACAAGTACCCCATAGTTCAGATCGAAAACCAGACAAAAAGAAACCGCAAAATCGGTCTCGGCATCATGGGCTGGGCGGATATGCTTGCCATGCTTGAAATCCCCTACAACAGTGACGAGGCAATAGACTTTGCTGAAAAAATAATGAAATTCATCCGTGACAAGGCAAGGGAAGCCTCCGCAGAACTCGCTAAAGAAAGAGGAAACTTCCCCACTTTCAACGACAGCGTGTACCCTGCCATGGGCTTTAAAAACATGCGCAACGCCACAGTCACCACCATTGCCCCCACAGGCACAATATCGATCATCGCCGGATGTTCCAGCGGAATCGAGCCCTATTTTGCCATAGCCTTCTACAGGTTTGTTATGGATAACAACAAACTGCCGGAAGTATGCCCCGTTTTCAAGGATATAGCCAAGAAAGACGGCTTTTACTCTGATGACCTCATGGAGAAAGTGGCCGATACCGGGCATGTGCATGACCTTGAGCAGGTTCCGTCAAAATGGCGCAAAGTGTTTGTAACATCGCATGAAATAACACCCCTTTGGCATATCAAAATGCAGGCGGCATTCCAGAGATATACTGACAATGCAGTGAGCAAAACAGTTAACTTCTCCAACGAAGCCACAGTGGATGATGTACGGAACGCTTATCTCCTCTCATACAAACTCGGCTGCAAAGGAACTACAATCTACCGTGACGGAAGCCGCACGGGGCAGGTTCTTAACGTTGGCACAAAAGAGAAGAAGGAAGAAGCAGTTGCTGCTCAGCAGCTTCCCAATAAACCCAGACCCAGACCCTCTGTGCTGGTGGGACGCACTATAGAGATGATGACCGGCTGCGGCAAACTTTATGTAACTATAAATCAGGATGAAAACGGCGAACCATTCGAAGTTTTCACCAGCATGGGCAAAGCCGGCGGATGCGCACAGAGCCAGTGCGAGGCAATAGGAAGGCT
The genomic region above belongs to Geovibrio ferrireducens and contains:
- a CDS encoding RrF2 family transcriptional regulator — its product is MKVTRASDYAIRSLIHIAKKQEGTVFMRSELSKACDIPDSFLGKILQNLAKADILSSERGKKGGFRLNRPTQDITVYDIIKAIEGELSLNECIFDDSFCSIVNTCSAHKMWGSIQDSLLQKLKSYTLKQLADDEMRGQKEHVQP
- the exaC gene encoding acetaldehyde dehydrogenase ExaC; protein product: MGKIYEAPGNAGSIVSLKSRYNNFIGGEWVAPEKGQYMPNISPVTGKPFCEVAKSTVEDVNKALDAAHKAKDAWGSASLAERAAVLNRIADAIEANLEMLAVAESWENGKPVRETLAADIPLAVDHFRYFAGATRSLEGTLTEIDKDTVAYHFHEPLGVVGQIIPFNFPLLMAAWKIAPALAAGNCTVIKPASPTPWSILKFAEVIADIVPPGVINIITGPGGEIGKALATSPRIAKIGFTGETATGRLIMQYAAQNLIPSTTELGGKSPNIFFADVMAEDDAFLDKAVEGLVLYAFNKGEVCTCPSRALIQESIYDKFMDRCLDRIRKITQGNPLDTSTMLGAQVSVQQIEKITGYVEIGRQEGAECLIGGQRNMMSGELSGGYYFQPTVLRGNNKMRVFQEEIFGPVLAVTTFKDEAEALELANDTLYGLGAGVWTRDASRAYRMGRAIKAGRVWTNCYHLYPAGAAFGGYKISGIGRENHQMMLEHYTQTKNLLVSYSPNALGFF
- a CDS encoding vitamin B12-dependent ribonucleotide reductase; translation: MLNTEEIEKVLSREPKLSANAVTVLKKRYLKRDNNGNATETPKKMFQRVALNIAEAERKFDEKADVLAKAAQFYDQMIDLKFLPNSPTLMNAGRELQQLSACFVLPVDDTLEGIFDAVKNTALIHKSGGGTGFSFSRLRPKDDVVKTTKGVSSGPVSFMSVFDAATETIKQGGTRRGANMGILRVDHPDIMDFIYAKQDKTKLTNFNISVGATEAFMNALESSGNFDLINPKTKKKAGSLNAKEVFDQMVQLAWEGGDPGIIFLDRINAENPTPKEGEIESTNPCGEQPLLPYESCNLGSINLGRFVEDGKADWKALEETVKTAVRFLDNVIEMNKYPIVQIENQTKRNRKIGLGIMGWADMLAMLEIPYNSDEAIDFAEKIMKFIRDKAREASAELAKERGNFPTFNDSVYPAMGFKNMRNATVTTIAPTGTISIIAGCSSGIEPYFAIAFYRFVMDNNKLPEVCPVFKDIAKKDGFYSDDLMEKVADTGHVHDLEQVPSKWRKVFVTSHEITPLWHIKMQAAFQRYTDNAVSKTVNFSNEATVDDVRNAYLLSYKLGCKGTTIYRDGSRTGQVLNVGTKEKKEEAVAAQQLPNKPRPRPSVLVGRTIEMMTGCGKLYVTINQDENGEPFEVFTSMGKAGGCAQSQCEAIGRLISLDLRSGGDIDLIIKQLKGISCHMKYGFGQNTVLSCSDAVGKALELALKASALEITVTGKQEKLSVDKLLETVSVHEEEHKVKNGACPECGSPIEHVEGCDICYSCGYSHCS